A genomic region of Negativicutes bacterium contains the following coding sequences:
- a CDS encoding efflux RND transporter periplasmic adaptor subunit yields the protein MKIKNNTYKILGIILLLILVGGGYYYFAGSKTTEVQQQTVSARIGKALATVSATGTIKPVNSVEISSKITALIKEVKVKENEIVKAGQTLVILEDKELSTKLDQARYKVNSTKTKYERIKKLYTIGAKSDQELEDAELDYNTAVSSYEGVMSNVEDTIIISPQDGVVIGEPLTAGTLVAQGVNNPKVIMKIADLSKKQITAKVDETDIGKVQVGQKATFTVDAYANKTFEAIVSNISQTDINDSWSKDSTSSSSANAGVIYYNVTLDVDDIEGLLKPAMTARLNINVGERDNVILIPLAALKTNNEGQYVILQKENGITENVKVEVGLYSGEEVEIKSGLNEGDKLVVSYIKQQEKSSQQTPKPRI from the coding sequence ATGAAAATAAAGAATAATACATATAAAATACTCGGCATTATCTTGTTATTAATATTAGTTGGCGGAGGTTATTACTATTTTGCCGGTAGTAAAACGACGGAAGTTCAGCAACAAACAGTTTCGGCGCGCATCGGTAAGGCTTTGGCAACAGTTTCGGCAACAGGAACGATTAAGCCGGTAAATTCCGTTGAAATCAGCTCTAAAATTACTGCTTTAATTAAAGAAGTTAAGGTGAAAGAAAATGAAATTGTTAAAGCGGGGCAGACGTTGGTGATTTTAGAAGATAAAGAGTTAAGTACAAAGCTTGATCAAGCTCGTTACAAGGTTAATAGCACTAAAACAAAATATGAACGGATAAAAAAACTATATACTATTGGGGCAAAATCTGACCAGGAGTTAGAAGATGCAGAATTAGATTATAATACAGCAGTTTCGAGTTATGAGGGCGTAATGTCTAATGTCGAAGATACTATTATTATTTCTCCGCAAGACGGGGTGGTCATTGGAGAGCCTCTTACTGCAGGAACTTTAGTGGCGCAAGGTGTTAATAACCCAAAAGTTATTATGAAAATTGCGGACTTATCAAAGAAACAAATTACAGCCAAAGTGGATGAAACAGATATTGGCAAAGTACAAGTTGGACAAAAAGCAACTTTTACAGTAGATGCTTATGCTAACAAAACTTTTGAAGCAATTGTTAGCAATATTTCGCAAACTGATATTAATGATAGTTGGTCCAAAGACTCTACGTCTTCAAGCTCGGCTAATGCTGGTGTTATTTACTATAATGTCACATTAGATGTTGATGATATTGAAGGTTTGTTGAAGCCGGCAATGACAGCGCGACTTAATATCAATGTTGGTGAACGTGATAATGTTATTTTAATACCACTAGCAGCGTTGAAAACTAACAATGAAGGGCAATATGTAATATTACAAAAAGAAAATGGCATAACTGAAAATGTTAAAGTTGAAGTTGGGCTATATAGTGGTGAAGAAGTTGAGATTAAGAGTGGCTTAAATGAAGGCGATAA